From Calditrichota bacterium, one genomic window encodes:
- a CDS encoding T9SS type A sorting domain-containing protein, whose product MISLFFSTSLFADTGEGVSDVGTLNSKTPTTIVIIHGLELTGGFGTDLLEEQKWVLTMADAIANRLGGAVIYRIRNGQVVGEKRLGTEKEKIVLMNWIEASNKDIHGFSEAASDVIVSKLFEGSQNNLWSLDNLHFIGHSRGSIVSSEVIQRLHMYSELPETNNLHIDPNIQFTMLDAHPWDNDFFDYIGDPLTAHDKHVNEMNISQDGVIVWKNIRFSDNYFHQNTGIDIDLNGLPSIPGNMFNKNLSHSEGYENMNHGGIHAWYHGTINKNDTTDGTGNNEQINIPEIWYPNSERDNLGYNFSKSINNANEIISDTEYSWYDDKTLNPWDIFNGSFEKSTKYGRDNYIILPQFAGLVLVINSLLWDQQKYIPGWRYHLGEESSEGYVSSDIFSSDYHLILDNNNKRIVHNFFYIPENQSKIFFKLKIIKPNPAYKLQVELKDESNNTFESKIYSLNYEDNFTTMSIPLNSSIGKTRKLVFELDGESEDYVKVAIDDVSFESIEKYNISIFSSPTIPLTNNNALKKDNEKRILFSILDNLGRVTGIINDTTVVTEIPESEVITFVDTLGNYNERYLINLPRSSYDQVYNFEMNSNNFEGNINIGVNDIRDKNSKSIGFDSLQFNSKTRTTMVLDSINESTILNIDFDGNGSIDDTLTSDNYNYFYDIISSSSGYGFISPYDTVKISHGDSIKFKIIPDTGSVIKNVWVDDDSIGPLNEYKFVNVNKDHSIFAEFEIATGIESKNKYPASYFLAQNYPNPFNPSTEISFGLKKASFVNLEVYNLLGKKVATLLEEKKQSGLHSVSFDGSNLSTGVYYYRIQAGNFTATKKMLLVK is encoded by the coding sequence ATGATCTCTTTATTTTTCTCAACTTCTCTTTTTGCTGATACAGGTGAAGGTGTTTCGGATGTTGGCACTTTGAACTCTAAAACACCAACAACTATTGTAATAATACATGGCTTGGAATTAACAGGCGGTTTTGGAACGGATTTACTTGAAGAACAAAAATGGGTTCTGACTATGGCTGATGCAATAGCCAACAGGTTAGGTGGAGCCGTAATATACCGTATTAGGAATGGACAGGTTGTTGGAGAAAAAAGATTGGGCACTGAAAAAGAAAAAATTGTTCTTATGAATTGGATAGAAGCGTCAAATAAAGATATTCATGGCTTTTCTGAAGCGGCTTCAGATGTGATAGTTAGTAAACTTTTTGAAGGATCACAAAACAATTTATGGTCATTGGATAATTTGCATTTTATAGGACATAGCAGGGGATCAATTGTATCAAGTGAAGTGATTCAAAGACTTCATATGTATTCGGAACTACCTGAAACTAATAACTTACATATTGATCCTAATATTCAATTTACAATGCTGGACGCGCATCCGTGGGACAATGATTTTTTTGATTATATAGGTGATCCATTAACCGCACATGATAAACATGTAAATGAAATGAATATTTCGCAAGATGGGGTAATAGTTTGGAAAAATATCAGGTTCTCTGATAATTATTTCCATCAAAACACTGGAATTGATATAGATCTAAATGGATTACCTTCAATTCCTGGAAATATGTTTAATAAGAATTTATCTCATAGTGAAGGATATGAAAATATGAATCATGGTGGTATACATGCCTGGTATCATGGTACAATAAATAAAAATGATACTACTGACGGAACGGGTAATAATGAACAAATAAATATTCCAGAAATTTGGTATCCAAACTCAGAACGTGACAACTTGGGCTACAATTTTTCCAAAAGTATTAATAATGCAAATGAAATAATATCTGACACAGAGTATTCTTGGTATGATGACAAAACTTTAAATCCCTGGGATATTTTTAATGGTTCGTTTGAAAAATCAACGAAATATGGCCGAGATAATTATATTATTTTACCTCAGTTTGCTGGCTTAGTCCTTGTAATCAATTCTTTATTATGGGATCAACAAAAATATATCCCCGGATGGCGTTATCATTTAGGTGAAGAAAGTTCAGAAGGATACGTGAGTTCAGATATTTTTAGTTCTGACTATCATTTAATTCTTGACAATAATAATAAAAGAATAGTTCATAACTTTTTTTATATACCAGAGAACCAAAGTAAAATATTTTTTAAATTAAAAATCATAAAACCAAACCCTGCTTATAAACTTCAAGTAGAATTAAAAGATGAATCAAATAACACATTTGAATCAAAAATATACTCCCTTAATTATGAAGACAATTTTACAACAATGAGTATTCCTTTAAATAGTAGTATTGGTAAGACTCGAAAATTGGTATTTGAACTTGATGGTGAATCAGAAGATTATGTAAAGGTGGCTATAGATGATGTTTCATTTGAATCAATTGAAAAGTACAACATTTCTATATTCAGTTCACCAACAATTCCATTAACTAATAATAATGCATTAAAAAAGGACAATGAAAAAAGAATACTATTTTCAATTTTGGATAATTTAGGCAGAGTAACTGGTATTATAAATGATACAACAGTTGTTACTGAAATACCCGAGAGTGAAGTGATTACATTTGTGGATACGCTTGGTAATTATAACGAGAGATATCTAATTAATCTGCCACGGTCATCATATGATCAGGTATATAATTTTGAAATGAATTCAAATAACTTTGAAGGAAATATTAATATTGGTGTAAACGACATAAGAGATAAAAACTCCAAATCAATAGGGTTTGATTCATTGCAATTTAATAGCAAGACAAGAACTACAATGGTTCTTGATTCAATAAATGAAAGCACAATATTAAATATTGATTTCGATGGAAACGGTTCTATTGATGATACATTAACATCAGATAATTACAATTATTTCTATGACATTATTAGCAGTAGTTCGGGTTATGGTTTTATTAGTCCGTATGACACCGTCAAAATTAGTCATGGCGATTCAATTAAATTTAAGATTATCCCCGACACTGGGTCAGTTATTAAAAATGTATGGGTTGATGATGATTCTATCGGTCCTTTAAATGAGTATAAGTTTGTCAATGTTAATAAAGATCACTCCATTTTTGCGGAATTTGAAATAGCTACAGGGATTGAATCTAAAAATAAATACCCAGCATCTTACTTTCTGGCTCAAAACTACCCCAACCCTTTTAATCCTTCTACGGAGATATCCTTTGGTTTAAAAAAGGCATCATTTGTAAATTTGGAAGTATATAACCTTTTGGGCAAAAAAGTTGCTACTTTACTTGAAGAAAAAAAACAATCAGGTTTGCATTCAGTTTCATTTGATGGTTCAAATTTAAGTACAGGCGTTTACTACTACCGTATCCAGGCAGGAAATTTTACTGCTACCAAAAAAATGTTGCTGGTTAAATAA
- a CDS encoding GntR family transcriptional regulator, whose product MILNLSDLSNESLQSQIISQIRAMILAGELMTGDGLPSIRQLAREHKISVITVQRAYENLIQQNLIHSRRGKGYFVTNLANNKKKNMAFKHLEENLQRPLEAALNEGLEKSEIKTTILKILEGIKNEK is encoded by the coding sequence ATGATTTTGAACTTAAGCGATTTATCAAACGAATCTCTGCAAAGCCAAATAATAAGTCAAATTAGGGCAATGATTTTAGCCGGAGAACTTATGACAGGAGACGGACTCCCTTCAATACGCCAGTTGGCACGAGAACATAAAATTAGTGTTATTACCGTGCAAAGGGCTTATGAAAACCTGATTCAGCAAAACTTAATCCATTCAAGACGGGGGAAAGGATATTTTGTGACAAACCTGGCTAACAACAAAAAGAAAAATATGGCCTTTAAACATTTGGAAGAGAATCTGCAACGGCCTTTGGAAGCAGCTCTGAATGAAGGTCTTGAAAAAAGTGAAATTAAAACTACTATATTAAAAATACTAGAGGGTATAAAAAATGAAAAATAA
- a CDS encoding T9SS type A sorting domain-containing protein, protein MKKTIWLILFCVMVLFGQTISVNKDSVFLGGLNTDSLLIYNSGDTLLRIDSIISKYDDFGYNLEITTADSSFGRYISNYENETAFSIAKHDTAILDFIWVDLCTICKVSSNFTDSLIFYNNSNNNKALSIFTSGYGFSDLKNNDFNSLPSFVLFENYPNPFNPTTIINYELRIRSDVKITVYDIAGREIETLVNKSQTSGIHSVAFNAQNLASGVYYYRIKAGDFVQTKKMVLLR, encoded by the coding sequence ATGAAAAAAACTATATGGCTAATTCTATTTTGTGTTATGGTTTTATTTGGCCAAACAATAAGCGTAAACAAAGATTCTGTATTTTTAGGAGGGCTCAATACTGATTCTTTGCTTATTTATAATTCAGGTGATACACTTTTAAGAATTGATAGCATCATTTCAAAATATGATGATTTTGGATATAACCTTGAAATTACCACAGCCGATTCAAGTTTTGGTAGATACATAAGTAACTATGAAAACGAAACAGCATTTAGTATTGCAAAACATGATACTGCTATTTTAGATTTTATCTGGGTGGATCTTTGCACAATTTGCAAAGTTTCCAGCAATTTCACTGATTCCCTTATTTTTTATAACAACTCTAATAACAATAAAGCTTTATCTATTTTTACATCTGGATACGGTTTTTCTGATTTAAAAAACAATGATTTTAATAGTTTACCGTCGTTTGTTCTTTTTGAGAACTACCCCAACCCGTTTAATCCAACTACAATTATAAATTATGAATTAAGAATTAGGAGTGATGTAAAAATCACTGTTTATGATATTGCGGGACGGGAAATAGAAACATTGGTTAACAAAAGCCAAACATCAGGAATTCATTCAGTCGCTTTCAATGCTCAAAATCTTGCTTCCGGGGTTTATTATTACAGGATTAAGGCTGGGGATTTTGTTCAAACTAAAAAGATGGTTCTATTACGATAG
- a CDS encoding T9SS type A sorting domain-containing protein: MRISLIFLLLIFLNISLAQNFAPEPFITIPGNNTNCVLLEEEHPGPAPLYLCWQNINKKNYSIFIQKISPEFGEIITVVSDTLPLINPDISSASYFDNDTIRICWQTYKEDHWQIAYCTFNGENFGPIQFMSDTVFNGEQPKLSINHIAWLTGSKIIVKSLSSPFNSYEIESELISNFDIQPYSDRKHFSILYEAGPDSQKQIYHLEYNKYRTDSLSTHKISYATQNINPIYNSFIHAFQIKEKDRWGIQFGGGDIISIEGQDLENPAPYVYPVITDEYPSSKYKSSEFVVYNSENQGQQDVYIYGLWYEGNLKISQSLENDEHPTTGIISRGENYWDSLDVVVFWEHTENDKTDIWWAKDHFDPSTAIESNTQKPVKFALFSNYPNPFNPTTIINYELRIRSDVKITVYDNTGREIKTLVNKSQTSGIHSVTFNAQNLASGVYYYRIKAGDFIETKKMLLLR, encoded by the coding sequence ATGCGTATTTCTCTCATTTTTCTATTGCTTATATTTTTAAATATTTCTCTTGCGCAAAATTTTGCACCAGAACCATTTATTACAATCCCCGGCAATAATACAAATTGTGTTTTATTGGAGGAAGAACACCCAGGTCCTGCTCCTTTATATTTATGCTGGCAAAACATAAATAAAAAAAATTACTCAATTTTCATTCAAAAAATATCACCAGAGTTTGGTGAAATTATTACAGTGGTTTCTGACACACTCCCCTTAATAAACCCGGATATTAGTTCTGCCTCTTATTTTGACAATGATACCATTCGAATTTGTTGGCAAACTTACAAAGAAGATCATTGGCAAATTGCTTATTGCACTTTTAATGGTGAAAATTTTGGACCAATCCAGTTTATGTCCGACACCGTATTTAATGGTGAGCAACCGAAGCTGAGTATTAACCATATTGCTTGGTTAACAGGTTCAAAAATTATTGTAAAGTCTCTTTCAAGTCCGTTTAATAGTTATGAGATTGAATCCGAGTTGATTTCTAATTTTGACATTCAGCCTTACAGTGATAGAAAGCACTTTTCCATTCTTTACGAAGCAGGGCCGGATAGCCAAAAACAAATTTATCATTTAGAATATAATAAGTATCGAACCGATTCACTTTCGACTCACAAAATTTCATATGCAACACAAAATATTAACCCTATCTATAATAGTTTTATCCACGCTTTTCAAATAAAAGAAAAAGATAGATGGGGAATACAATTTGGTGGAGGGGACATAATTTCTATTGAAGGTCAAGACCTTGAAAATCCTGCACCTTATGTTTATCCGGTGATAACAGATGAATACCCTTCATCAAAATACAAGTCTTCGGAGTTTGTTGTATACAATAGTGAAAACCAAGGACAACAGGATGTTTATATCTATGGTTTGTGGTATGAAGGAAATCTGAAGATTTCTCAATCTCTGGAAAATGATGAGCATCCTACTACAGGAATTATCTCTCGTGGTGAAAATTACTGGGATAGTCTTGATGTGGTTGTTTTTTGGGAACACACAGAGAATGACAAAACAGATATCTGGTGGGCAAAAGATCATTTTGATCCTTCTACGGCTATTGAATCTAATACTCAAAAGCCAGTCAAGTTTGCATTATTTTCCAACTATCCCAACCCGTTTAATCCAACTACAATTATAAATTATGAATTAAGAATTAGGAGTGATGTAAAAATCACTGTTTATGATAATACAGGCCGGGAAATAAAAACATTGGTTAACAAAAGCCAAACATCAGGAATTCATTCAGTCACTTTCAACGCTCAAAATCTTGCTTCCGGGGTTTATTATTACAGGATTAAGGCTGGGGATTTTATTGAAACGAAAAAGATGCTTTTGCTTCGATAA
- a CDS encoding PIN domain-containing protein — MNTILIDTDILLDVGLGREPFVESSSTVLEYAENGQVKAFIAWHSIANFYYITEKGNPNKTNIGFIQDLLQFVKISPTKTQDALFAISLGLPDFEDALQVAAANAINASYILTRNIKHYKKSPIPAMTPAEFIQI; from the coding sequence ATGAATACAATTCTTATTGATACGGATATTTTACTCGATGTGGGGCTGGGGCGAGAACCTTTTGTTGAAAGTTCATCGACTGTTTTAGAATACGCTGAAAATGGACAAGTTAAAGCATTTATTGCCTGGCATAGTATAGCAAATTTTTATTACATCACTGAGAAAGGTAATCCAAACAAAACTAATATTGGGTTTATTCAAGATTTATTACAGTTTGTAAAAATTTCACCTACAAAAACACAAGATGCATTGTTTGCAATTAGTTTAGGTTTGCCAGATTTTGAAGATGCCTTACAGGTTGCAGCAGCTAATGCAATAAATGCAAGCTATATTTTGACTCGAAATATTAAGCATTATAAAAAAAGTCCAATTCCGGCTATGACACCTGCTGAATTTATTCAAATATAA
- a CDS encoding YihY family inner membrane protein, whose amino-acid sequence MNLNELALLIYQFFKRNLWTTNIDEMSRFRRFLFKQLRILVLAIRGFMSDKCPLHASALTYYSMLSLVPVAALAFGISKGFGMQETLKQKLLEELPEHKDVVEWIVTFADSLLQVSRSGLIAGIGIVLLIWAAIRVLGNIEESLNNIWSVKRGRSFIRKFSDYLSIMIIGPIIFLVSSSVAVFIRTQVTDLAQQVDVLNVMDPVIIFLLRLIPYTLIWLLFTLTYMIIPNTRVKFKAAVYGAVVAGTLYQFVQVLYIGFQIGAAKYSAIYGSFAALPLFLIWVQLSWFIVLFGAELSYAFQNVPAYIFEKESGKISGFYKKVLALNIAHVIIKNFENGDKPLTTKQVSKESEIPENITREIITDLKDAGIFSKVTKGKRGFAFQPASDISQLTIQDVLLALENQGGDNTQFSGSDLRTELAIRLQKFDALLKTDSHNVLLKDINPEKAG is encoded by the coding sequence GTGAATTTAAACGAACTTGCACTACTGATCTACCAGTTTTTTAAGCGCAATTTATGGACCACCAATATTGATGAAATGAGCCGCTTCAGGCGCTTCCTGTTCAAACAACTTCGCATATTGGTTTTAGCCATCCGCGGATTTATGAGTGATAAATGCCCGCTTCATGCATCGGCATTGACATATTACTCCATGCTTTCATTAGTACCCGTTGCAGCTTTGGCCTTTGGTATTTCTAAAGGCTTTGGCATGCAGGAAACACTAAAACAAAAACTATTGGAAGAACTGCCGGAACATAAAGATGTTGTGGAATGGATTGTCACTTTTGCAGATTCCTTATTGCAGGTAAGCCGTAGCGGACTCATCGCAGGCATCGGGATTGTTTTACTTATCTGGGCGGCAATCCGGGTTTTAGGAAACATTGAAGAGTCTCTCAATAATATCTGGTCGGTAAAACGCGGGCGCTCATTTATCCGCAAGTTTTCGGACTATCTTTCTATTATGATAATCGGCCCGATTATATTTCTTGTATCCAGCAGTGTTGCTGTTTTTATTCGCACCCAGGTAACCGATCTGGCGCAGCAGGTGGATGTTTTAAATGTAATGGACCCTGTAATAATTTTTCTGCTCAGGCTTATTCCCTACACTTTAATCTGGTTGCTCTTTACACTTACTTACATGATTATCCCAAACACGAGGGTTAAATTTAAAGCCGCAGTTTATGGTGCGGTGGTGGCGGGAACACTTTATCAGTTTGTGCAAGTGCTGTACATTGGTTTTCAGATTGGAGCAGCAAAATACAGCGCTATATATGGCAGTTTTGCAGCATTGCCACTCTTCTTAATCTGGGTTCAGCTTAGTTGGTTTATAGTTTTGTTTGGCGCAGAACTAAGTTATGCATTCCAAAATGTACCTGCGTATATATTTGAAAAAGAGTCCGGCAAGATAAGCGGTTTTTATAAAAAAGTGCTGGCTTTAAATATCGCCCATGTGATAATAAAAAATTTTGAGAATGGTGATAAACCGCTAACAACCAAACAAGTATCAAAAGAGTCGGAAATCCCGGAAAACATAACCCGCGAAATAATTACTGACTTGAAAGATGCCGGGATATTTTCTAAAGTTACTAAGGGCAAGCGGGGGTTTGCTTTTCAGCCGGCGAGTGACATAAGCCAGTTAACAATCCAGGATGTTTTGCTGGCCCTTGAAAACCAGGGTGGTGATAACACTCAATTTTCAGGCTCGGATTTGCGGACAGAGCTGGCTATAAGGCTACAAAAATTTGATGCTTTGTTAAAAACAGATTCTCACAATGTGCTTCTAAAAGATATTAATCCGGAAAAAGCAGGCTAA
- the typA gene encoding translational GTPase TypA, with protein MNKIRNIAIIAHVDHGKTTLVDEVLKQENFFRENEQFQERFMDSNDLERERGITILAKNISIRHGDYKINIIDTPGHADFGGEVERVLKMANGVLLLVDAFEGTMPQTRFVLQKALALHLKPIVVINKMDRPQARPLEVLDEIYDLFIDLGADDDQLEFPVIYSSAKAGWASTDPEVVTDNMTALIEKIISDIPPPQFKEGTTQMQITSLDYSPYVGRIGVGRVYRGEISASNKYKLVNRNGDIVDASIKQLFSFEGLSRVEQQLIPAGDICAVVGIEDINIGDTIADFENPEPMPIIAIDEPTISLTFTINNSPFFGKEGKYVTSRHLRDRLMKELELDVALRVEPTSSPDSYKVSGRGILHISILMENMRREGYEFAVGMPRVIYKEIDGHKAEPVEELVVDVPGEFSGKVIELVSPRKGNLVSIEDKGTFKNLVFHIPSRGLMGLRNRLLTATTGEAVMNHRFYQYEFFKGSIPQRQNGVMISMGQGQVIPYAVDALQDRGQFFVDPGVDVYMGQIIGSYNKESDIVVNVQKAKKLTNMRASGSDKSMKIAPAIKMSLEEYLEFIDDDELVEVTPKNIRIRKMILDENGRKRAESAKKKIA; from the coding sequence ATAAATAAGATTCGAAATATTGCCATCATTGCACACGTGGATCATGGCAAAACAACCTTGGTGGATGAAGTTTTAAAACAAGAAAATTTCTTCAGGGAAAATGAACAGTTCCAGGAACGCTTTATGGATTCCAATGATCTTGAGCGGGAGCGCGGTATTACAATCCTGGCCAAAAATATTTCAATCCGTCATGGCGATTATAAAATTAATATTATCGATACGCCGGGCCATGCCGACTTTGGCGGCGAGGTGGAACGTGTTTTAAAAATGGCAAACGGTGTTTTGCTTTTGGTGGATGCTTTTGAAGGAACCATGCCACAAACACGGTTTGTACTGCAAAAAGCTTTGGCGCTCCATTTAAAACCAATCGTGGTTATCAATAAAATGGATCGTCCGCAAGCAAGACCATTGGAAGTTTTGGATGAGATTTATGATTTGTTTATCGATCTTGGTGCAGATGATGACCAGTTGGAGTTTCCGGTGATTTATTCATCGGCAAAAGCAGGCTGGGCCAGCACCGATCCGGAAGTTGTAACAGATAACATGACTGCTTTGATTGAGAAAATTATCTCTGATATCCCTCCTCCACAATTTAAAGAGGGTACAACACAAATGCAGATAACTTCCCTGGATTATTCACCTTATGTTGGAAGAATAGGGGTCGGCCGGGTTTATCGTGGCGAAATTTCTGCAAGCAATAAATATAAGTTGGTTAACCGCAATGGTGATATCGTTGATGCCAGTATCAAACAGTTGTTTTCTTTTGAAGGTCTTAGCAGGGTTGAACAACAATTGATTCCTGCCGGTGATATTTGTGCTGTAGTTGGGATTGAGGATATAAATATTGGCGATACAATCGCAGATTTTGAAAACCCTGAACCAATGCCTATTATCGCTATTGATGAACCAACAATCAGCCTGACCTTTACCATCAACAATTCTCCATTTTTTGGTAAGGAAGGCAAGTATGTAACCAGTCGCCATTTGCGTGACCGCTTGATGAAAGAATTAGAGCTTGATGTTGCTTTGCGGGTGGAACCCACAAGTTCACCAGATAGCTATAAAGTTTCCGGGCGCGGGATTTTACACATCTCAATTTTGATGGAAAATATGCGTCGTGAAGGTTATGAATTTGCTGTTGGAATGCCGCGCGTAATATATAAAGAAATTGATGGACATAAAGCAGAACCGGTGGAAGAATTGGTTGTTGATGTACCGGGCGAGTTTTCTGGCAAAGTGATAGAACTGGTTTCTCCGCGTAAAGGGAATCTGGTAAGTATTGAAGACAAAGGCACTTTTAAAAACCTTGTATTTCATATTCCATCGCGGGGGTTAATGGGCCTGCGAAACCGCCTGTTAACAGCAACAACCGGTGAAGCAGTAATGAACCATCGTTTCTATCAATATGAATTTTTTAAAGGTTCTATCCCGCAGCGCCAAAACGGTGTTATGATTTCCATGGGGCAGGGCCAGGTTATTCCTTATGCCGTAGATGCTCTTCAGGACCGTGGCCAGTTTTTTGTTGATCCGGGTGTGGATGTTTATATGGGGCAAATTATCGGTTCTTATAACAAGGAAAGCGATATTGTTGTAAATGTGCAGAAGGCCAAGAAGCTAACCAACATGCGCGCCTCCGGGAGTGATAAATCGATGAAGATTGCACCGGCAATTAAAATGAGCCTGGAAGAATATCTTGAGTTTATCGATGATGATGAATTGGTGGAAGTAACGCCAAAAAACATCCGAATCCGTAAAATGATATTGGATGAAAATGGCCGTAAAAGGGCAGAATCTGCCAAAAAGAAAATAGCTTAG
- a CDS encoding type II toxin-antitoxin system RelE/ParE family toxin, with protein MAKIRWTNEAVNWLNEIYNYISQENPNAAHKVVNGIYNKAQVLREFPKVGH; from the coding sequence ATGGCAAAAATAAGATGGACAAATGAAGCTGTAAATTGGCTTAACGAAATTTATAATTATATTTCTCAGGAAAATCCAAATGCAGCTCACAAAGTTGTAAATGGCATTTATAATAAAGCCCAGGTTCTACGAGAGTTTCCCAAAGTAGGCCATTAA
- a CDS encoding DNA-binding protein: protein MSIKYKVVPRKNPLKPADPPRYYAQAVIGEKKSLNDLATRIAKSTLASKTDVHAVLLALTDEIVGYLQEGHAVDLGELCTFYPSLKSASADTADTFNAVSQITSKKVNVKTRSGMSNILTETPVMKISSN from the coding sequence ATGTCCATAAAGTATAAAGTGGTTCCACGGAAGAACCCGCTTAAACCGGCAGATCCACCACGCTATTACGCACAAGCCGTTATTGGTGAAAAGAAAAGTTTAAACGATTTGGCTACACGCATTGCTAAATCCACATTGGCCAGCAAAACAGATGTACATGCTGTTTTATTAGCTTTAACCGATGAAATTGTAGGTTATTTGCAGGAAGGCCATGCGGTAGACCTGGGTGAACTGTGTACATTTTACCCGTCGTTAAAAAGCGCTTCGGCAGATACGGCAGACACATTTAATGCCGTTTCACAAATCACATCAAAAAAAGTAAATGTAAAAACACGTTCCGGAATGTCTAACATACTTACTGAAACCCCGGTAATGAAAATTAGCAGCAATTAA
- a CDS encoding ABC transporter ATP-binding protein, giving the protein MKAFEISNLQKNYPDFELGPLNLDLEPGTVLGYIGPNGSGKSTTLHCMVGLVKHESGDIKIFGRPNNPNKPAWKFDIGYVGDVHVFYENWSAAKNLKFLKQFYPAWSDKLVEDLVKRFELPLDKKAKELSSGNRVKLSLVSALAHQPKLLLLDEPTAGLDPVVRTEVLDTLFEVLEDGERSIFYSTHILTDISRLADELAFLHDGKIMQRTAKEDLTENWRKISFRFEHTNGKINGVKSHQAEGKNHQVISSDYKETLAHLAKLGVENIIENRLSIDEIAVEILKGAKDATAPKS; this is encoded by the coding sequence ATGAAAGCTTTTGAAATATCAAATCTTCAAAAAAACTATCCCGATTTTGAATTAGGCCCGTTAAACCTTGATCTTGAACCCGGTACAGTTCTGGGTTATATAGGCCCTAATGGATCGGGTAAATCAACCACTTTGCATTGCATGGTTGGGCTTGTTAAACACGAAAGTGGTGATATAAAAATATTTGGCCGTCCAAACAACCCCAACAAACCCGCCTGGAAATTTGATATCGGCTATGTGGGCGATGTGCATGTCTTTTATGAAAACTGGAGTGCAGCCAAAAATCTAAAATTCTTAAAACAGTTTTATCCCGCCTGGTCAGATAAACTGGTAGAGGATCTGGTAAAAAGATTTGAACTTCCATTGGACAAAAAGGCAAAAGAGCTTTCCAGTGGAAACAGGGTAAAATTATCCCTTGTATCAGCTTTGGCCCATCAACCCAAACTACTGCTTTTAGATGAGCCTACAGCTGGTCTTGATCCTGTTGTTCGCACCGAAGTTCTGGATACATTATTTGAAGTTTTAGAAGATGGCGAACGATCCATTTTTTATTCCACACACATACTAACAGATATAAGCCGCCTCGCCGATGAACTCGCCTTTTTACACGATGGCAAGATTATGCAAAGAACAGCAAAAGAAGATTTAACAGAAAATTGGCGCAAAATATCTTTTCGTTTTGAACATACAAATGGAAAAATCAATGGAGTAAAGTCTCATCAGGCAGAGGGAAAAAACCACCAGGTAATAAGCAGTGATTATAAAGAAACTCTGGCTCACCTGGCAAAGCTGGGTGTAGAAAACATAATCGAAAACCGTTTAAGTATTGATGAAATAGCTGTTGAAATATTAAAAGGGGCCAAAGATGCTACAGCTCCTAAAAGCTGA